The genomic DNA TAATCACCCGGCTATCCGTAATGCGGTTATTGAAGCCGCCTCGCGCGGGCTGAGCTTCGGCGCGCCGACCGAAATGGAAGTGACCATGGCGAAGCTGGTGACTGAACTGGTGCCCACCATGGACATGGTACGTATGGTGAACTCCGGTACCGAAGCCACCATGAGCGCCATTCGTCTGGCGCGCGGTTTTACCGGCCGTGACAAAATCATCAAATTCGAAGGCTGCTACCACGGTCACGCCGATTGCCTGCTGGTGAAAGCGGGCTCCGGCGCGCTGACCCTCGGCCAGCCAAACTCACCTGGCGTACCGGCTGATTTCGCCAAACACACGCTGACCTGCACCTACAACGACCTCGCTTCCGTGCGCGCCGCGTTCGAGCAGTTCCCGCAGGAAATTGCCTGCATCATCGTTGAACCGGTTGCCGGCAACATGAACTGCATTCCACCGCAGCCGGAATTCCTGCCGGGCCTGCGCGCGCTGTGCGATGAATTTGGCGCACTGCTGATTATTGACGAAGTGATGACCGGTTTCCGCGTAGCGCTGGCTGGCGCGCAGTCCTACTACGACGTCGTGCCGGACCTGACCTGCCTGGGCAAAATCATCGGCGGCGGGATGCCGGTCGGGGCGTTTGGTGGCCGTCGCGACGTAATGGACGCCCTGGCGCCAACCGGCCCGGTGTATCAAGCGGGTACGCTTTCCGGTAACCCAATCGCGATGGCGGCAGGCTTTGCCTGTCTGACCGAAGTGGCGCAGCCGGGCGTACACGAGACGCTGACCGAGCTGACCAACCAACTGGCACAGGGCCTGCTGGATGCCGCACAGGATACTGGTATTCCGCTGGTGGTGAATAACGTCGGCGGCATGTTCGGCATTTTCTTCACCGATGCCAAAGAAGTGACCTGCTATCAGGACGTACTGAAATGCGACGTTGAGCGCTTTAAGCGTTTCTTCCATCTGATGCTGGACGAAGGCGTGTATCTGGCGCCGTCGGCGTTTGAGGCAGGCTTTATGTCCATCGCCCACAGCGAAGAAGATATTGATAACACCATTGACGCGGCGCGTCGGGTGTTTGCGAAGCTGTAATTTAGCGACACATGCCGGGTGGCGGCTTCGCCTTACCCGGCCTACGTGAATCGCACAATCTGTAGGCCGGATAAGCGCATGCGTCATCCGGCTTTTTAACGGCTCTGCTTTCTCAACAGATAGATAAAGTACGGCGCACCGATAAAGGTCGACAGCAGCCCCGCTGGCACCTGATACGGGAACATCAGCATGCGTCCACACCAGTCGGCAAACACCAGCATCAGCCCCCCGATTAGCGCGGAAATCACAATATGCGGCATCGTTCGAC from Klebsiella sp. WP3-W18-ESBL-02 includes the following:
- the hemL gene encoding glutamate-1-semialdehyde 2,1-aminomutase; amino-acid sequence: MSKSEHLYSAARELIPGGVNSPVRAFTGVGGTPLFIERADGAYLYDVDGKAYIDYVGSWGPMVLGHNHPAIRNAVIEAASRGLSFGAPTEMEVTMAKLVTELVPTMDMVRMVNSGTEATMSAIRLARGFTGRDKIIKFEGCYHGHADCLLVKAGSGALTLGQPNSPGVPADFAKHTLTCTYNDLASVRAAFEQFPQEIACIIVEPVAGNMNCIPPQPEFLPGLRALCDEFGALLIIDEVMTGFRVALAGAQSYYDVVPDLTCLGKIIGGGMPVGAFGGRRDVMDALAPTGPVYQAGTLSGNPIAMAAGFACLTEVAQPGVHETLTELTNQLAQGLLDAAQDTGIPLVVNNVGGMFGIFFTDAKEVTCYQDVLKCDVERFKRFFHLMLDEGVYLAPSAFEAGFMSIAHSEEDIDNTIDAARRVFAKL